The segment GCTTCACTAAGCGAACACTTGAACGAAGTGATCGTGTGAGTGTGTGAAGCATGTCTGTAGCCAACTATATAAAACAAGGCCCCGGCGAAGCCGGGACCTTGTTACATTCTCTGTAGCAATTACAATTACTGACCGAGGAACTTCTTGCCGATGCCGAATTCATCCTTGTACTGGATGTAGTCCGGAACGAAGCCCTTTTCGAAGTTGAACGTGATGTTCACGCCGCACTGGAATTCGTTCATCAGCTTGCCCTTTTCGCCAACCTTGAGGTTCTGGCGCTTCTTCTCGATCTTTTCGTCGCCCTTCTTGCCCACGAGCACTTCGGCTTCGCACCAGCCGGTGCCGGCCTTGGCGTTCACGGACTTGCCGTCGGTAGAGACGAGCGTGATGTTTGCCGGGTCAAGAACGGTGTTGTTGCCGGTCGATGCCCAGAACTGCAGTTCGCCGCTCAGGGAGGTGGCGGTCAACTTGATGGTCGGGAGGGCCATCACGTAGCCCCACTTGTCCACGCGGTTCTTGCCGGACGGGTCGGGGATGTTTTCACCGAAGATGAGGAAGTAGCCACGGGTGCCCTTGCGGCTCTTGTTGAGCGCGGCCTTCACGTCGGCATTTTCCGGAGCGATTTCGGCAATGCGGAGCAGGTAGTATTCGCAGACGACCGGATCCGTTTCGTCATTCGCTTCGGCGAGTGCGGCCGGAACGTAGAGGTTTTCGGCTTCGGTACGGATGGTCTTCACGGCGGCTTCACCGACGTTCATCCTCTTCGCGATGGAGAGGGCGGTGTCGATCTTGGCGAAGGCCTGGAGGGTGGAACCGTAGTCCAGACCCTGCTGGGCG is part of the Fibrobacter sp. UWR2 genome and harbors:
- a CDS encoding lipoprotein codes for the protein MKKIFLATLAMSVAFTLTGCKGANEKRGDEHLANERYRNAIAQYVDALKKGKISDEFYDNFTLALVRGANIEAKSNINSDLISGYFDKAASNISKVQKPEVIEEFVTSYATIGKQQAAQQGLDYGSTLQAFAKIDTALSIAKRMNVGEAAVKTIRTEAENLYVPAALAEANDETDPVVCEYYLLRIAEIAPENADVKAALNKSRKGTRGYFLIFGENIPDPSGKNRVDKWGYVMALPTIKLTATSLSGELQFWASTGNNTVLDPANITLVSTDGKSVNAKAGTGWCEAEVLVGKKGDEKIEKKRQNLKVGEKGKLMNEFQCGVNITFNFEKGFVPDYIQYKDEFGIGKKFLGQ